The genomic region CATGACTTGAAATTCGTGAATCATGACACCAATTCAGAAATTACTAGTCACTAAAATTGGAGACAGACCTTTAACTTGCGACTTCATAAATCTTTTAACAAGTTGGAAAAATCAGCCTTcattccaagaaagaaaaaaaaaatcgaaatcAAGACAGAGACTTGGAACCATAATACCTTCGTTTCCaggtaaaaaaattaacataataagaTAAAagcaaaattgattaaaaaataattaaagaatgcAGAAATAAATCCAGAGGACCTTCTCGGCCCAAAAGAATGCAGAAATAAATACAGAGAAAAAGTATAAAAGCAAGGTACCCGCAAATGATTTCATCtacctcaacattatcttttctttaattCCCTAATCAATCTCTCTTGTAGATTTGGACTGGAAGCTGCAGGTGTAGTTTTGGCCTTGTTGACAATGTTCATGATCTCTTCTATACTTTGAAGAGgatattttgtattttcctCACTGTACTAAACATCTTGAGCCCCTTCTCTCAATTCCTTAGGCAAGTTCTTTAAAAACCATGGATGTGACTTGATTTCCTTTAGGGTGATTCTCTGCAACATAATTATAAGGCAGAGTTACAATAACAGACACCAAGTAATATCATGCTACAGTTAtaagtgttttattttataatgttccctccaaaaaataattaaatgactaTGTTCATATACATACCATTGCTGGATTTGCCACAAAAATGCGGGATATCAGATTTTTACTGTCTTCAGATGATATGCAAACTTTGTCAGGGAACTTGTATTGAACAGCCATAACTGtctagataatatatatatatagggagtcAAAAAGAGTAGATATATAAGACATGATGATTGATGAATCTATCAACAAAGCtagttcaaaaataaaagtaaaatagcaTATGTACTAAATAGTGTAAAGATATTAGAGGTTTCACAAAAGTTTGTTGACTTCTATAATGATTATCTTAAGTTATacttaagataattttttattgattgacacTTGAAGgtctaaaaactataaaaatgaaactaaaaaaataaagcaaattaCCTTTATTGTTTTGTGTAGATTTTGGGTATCCTCTTTGTCCACAAATGGCAATTCTCCTACCAACTGAACAGGTACAAAACAATAACACACCAgccaaaaaatgaacaaaactaGCATATAATACAGAGAAAACTCATCAAGTCAGAATCAGTTAACTCTAAGGCATTTTAAGTGCTTCATAGTAGTcactaaaatatgttatttctaTTTCACTCTATTGCCACTCACAACAACTCAAGGTGATCACCCTTATGCAGACAGCAAGCAACTTGCAACAGTGAATGGGTTACCTTGAAGCAAGTCTTCGTCCTTGTTGATGGTGTGTGTTGTTGTTGCGCTCTCAATAGGGATTTCACGGAAAGAAACTTGCGGGGAGTGAACAAAAGGAGTGTGTTTTTaaggatattttagaaaaagataaatacatGGGAGtgtattaatataaaaaggGGAA from Glycine soja cultivar W05 chromosome 16, ASM419377v2, whole genome shotgun sequence harbors:
- the LOC114389968 gene encoding serine/threonine-protein kinase SAPK4-like — protein: ILKNTLLLFTPRKFLSVKSLLRAQQQHTPSTRTKTCFKLVGELPFVDKEDTQNLHKTIKTVMAVQYKFPDKVCISSEDSKNLISRIFVANPAMRITLKEIKSHPWFLKNLPKELREGAQDV